TACTGTGACAGCTTATTGGACCGACGCATTATTCCCTGTAGGTTGTCTCTGGAATGCACCGCCTCGAGGAATGAGAGTCGGGAAATCCCGGGACTCAGCCACGCCCGGTGGGCAAAAACGGAAAAGCCCTAAGCACTGAGCTTCCCGAACAGGAAAGACCGAGTTTAGCCCGTGGACCTTGACTTTTGAGACATCAGCAGCAATGCTGTAGCCCTACACTACGCGGAGTACACTACTACTACCCGTTAGGAGTAAGTATACTAGAATAGGATATCTGTTGAGGAATGAGTGAATGACTGAAGTAGACCATGACGTCGATATGAGGTTCATTGGGCTAGGGATATTGGCCAAGTGGATCACTGAGGTCCTTCCTGTTCCTATGGAGTATTGGCGTTGTCGTCTAACTTACACCTCCTTGAATGGTAAACACTGAataagtactccgtacacatGCTGAAGGTTAACAACGGAGATATggatatacggagtagataggggTATCATTTTCCCCTAAATGAACAGGAACATATGGATCCACATTGTCCCAACAATGATTCGTCCATCCTTGAATTGCTGATAATGAACCAGACTCGAGACAAAAGGGTACTACTTACTTACATTGCTGTAACTGGTTGAATCCATCCCTTGAGTGATTTTCTGTAGAGTGAGACTCAATGTTGGTACGTCTGTTATAGCAAATGGGCGATGGGAGACCACCCTCCTTCCAGGCTGTGTCAATGCAGTATGTTTACTGCTAGTTCACCGCTgatgttgacgatgatgttgatgtcgatACCGATACCGATACTCCCGCTCGACATAGCCAAGTCTTGTAGGGCAGGCATCAGAAGATTGCAATCTGCAGTCTGCTACGGGCAACCTTCCTTATAAGTAGCCTATTATCTAATTACCGAAAGTCAATTGCGTTGTTGATACGGATATTGCTGACAAGATTCAGCCAAGAGCATGGCCGTCTGCCAACTTGCCTTCTCTATTCACACACCATTTACAGCTACCTGACCTCACAGttcatcttctcttcctaGGACTCGTATCTATGGAGACAATGGTCGGTAGTGCTCGGCATATACGATAATGGTGATAACCATGATCCAACAAATGACGTTGCGACGCATCTCTTCCCCCCCGCACTTAAACAAACCACGCTGGACTATCGGAGGCTAAGCGAGATCTTCATGAACACAACCCCCCAGTTTCCCCAGTTGGTAGCTACGCAGTTGACCAATTCCCCCATGGTATACAATACCGTAAGATGATCGTCGAGTCATGACCAATAACCAATGAATATGGTTGGTGGGAACTGAGCTTTTACCACCTTCACAGAAACTGAACCGAAGTGATGGCGGTAATATTCACATGAAAGCCGGAATGGAGATCAACAGATCAACAGCCACTGCAGATGAACTCATACAAGATGTGTCTCTTTACGCATAACGCCTTACCCACTGACAAGGCAACAGAAATACCAAAACGCCAATTCGTCCGGTAGTTGCCTCGCAAATCCCGCAATTAACTGATTGGCGGGTCAGATTATGTACAACCCCTAAAGGAGGATCTGCATTGAAAATTAATGATAGAGTTGAAGCGCTCAAATCAAGGGCGGGGACGGATACGTCTCGGCATCGGTGTCGAACCAGCATGTGCCTTGAGAATGTTCTTGGATCTTATTCGCGGAGCGTTACCGCTTGTAAAGTCGGACGAGCTCCTGTCGTCGCTGCTACCGCAAGGTAGTATCTTGTTCGAAACGGGAGTACCCGTTGCAACAGCGCTGGGCCGCTTGGGGATCAATTTTTTGCGCTTCTCAGCATTGCTGCTAGTGCTGAGAGTCGGGAGAAGTGACGCCTTCTTCGTGTCTGTGGCCGCGACCGGACTGGGATTACTCTTTGACCCTCCTAACCGCCGCACACGCCGCGCCTTGGGAGCTGCAGTAGCAGGTGCAGTACTTGGTGCggccatttcttcatcaccaccGGTCTTAGTTGTCTGGGTCCGGGTGCCGCGATTACTGGTTGCCTTCTTCGCAACGGTGCCCTTGACTGTCGGACTCAAAGCGACGTTATTGCGCTTCCGCTGCCCTCCCTCATTGTTGTTTTCACCTTGGTACTGCACAAGGCGCTCCTCGTTCCATGTCACATATTTCTTTGGCCCTGTGCGCTTCCGACCAGGGTCTGCAGCTTTgccatcatcggcatcgAGATTTGTCTTCTGGGATTGTTCCGCCAAGGCCTGAAGCACGTATTTCGGCATGACCGCATCCCCTTTGTTGTGACGAGTGTTTCGACGGGTCGCCAGCGCAAGCTCCTGGGCTTCTGTGCGCTGCAGGAAGACAAACTCCGTCCCCTTTGCGCGACGAAGAGTCAGGGTACGAAGAGTGGGCGTAGTCGTCTGGGATGGAACTTTGGCCGCACGGTGCCTCGAACTTCGACGAACAGGGCTGGCTGCTTGAGTTTCGTCCTCTTGGTCATTCACCTTTTTCCGTGCTGGCTCATCCCGACCAGGACTATCTGCAGGATCAGACGCTTTGACTGGAGACAGCTGGACTTTCGATGGTGAGGGTGAATTTGcgtccagctcttccagagccCGTCGAGCCTGTGGAGTTGGTATCTCACTCACTTCCTGGCAGACTTGTTCTGGGGCCACATCCTGCACAGTCATAGCTGCAGCTTTGGCGGCGCGAGCTGCCTTGGCCTTGGATAAGAAGTTATTGAGCAACTCCGCATCCTCCCCGCCCAGTGAGCTGCGTAGTGCCGAACGTACCAAAGTAGACTCTTGCTGAACACTGAGACCCTGTTCAGATGTGACTTCTGCTGCGATTGTGGAGTCTGTAGTCTGGACTGACAGATCTTGTCGATCATCCGTCATAAATGTATCCACGGCTGCATCTGGGGCAACATTGATTACAGTATGAAGACTCGGTATACTGATGTCAAGTGCGGGGTCAGGTTGAGCGACATCGCCGGTGGCATTTATCTCGAAATCGTAGCTGTTTCCTGCGGAATCATCTGCACTGACGGACTTGCCATGTAGCGCGCGGACATTCGCTGAGAAAAGGACCGAGTCTGTTTGTGTGTCTGGGGCCGAGTCAAACGATGCGTCCGTGTCCTGTTCGGTGATTGACGTGGCCGCGTCCCGTGGCTCATCCTCGTCAGCCACAGCGTGACttgcctcctcctcctcttcatccgtATCCATCGGCTCCGCTTGAGAATCATTAAAGTCACCATGGTTCGTAGGTAGTTTCCCTGTAGTCCATCAGCGTGTGTCCCCTAGTCGCCTGGCTAAACCAAACATCAAGCAAGCATGCATACGTCTTCTCCCCGTCGCTTCAGACTCCCATTTCGTCTCAAGGAACGACCGTCCTCGTAGAACCGTACTGTCCGGTTGACTCTCATCCTGCAGCCCGAAGCACCGTCGCTTGACACCGCGGACAAACCCCAGATTCCTGGACAAGTTGATTTCTGCGAAGAGGTCGTCATCGACGTCCTCGTGCGATGCAGCGACGAGACGTTGTAAAACTTTCATGCTGTTAAAGGAGGAACGAAAGCGCTTCCAGACTTTCCGCGACTTCGAACGCCCAAGGAACGCGTTCGACGGTTTTCGATCCCATAGACGAGGAGCGGCAGCGGTTTTGACGGGCGTGAAACTGAACTTTGCTTCCTGATTCTGAAGCTGCCTATAAAACTCAATCTAGCGAAAGAGCGTGCGCGATTGGCGCACACAGTCGCGATCGTGTCAGCGACCGTACGTTGGTCTCTGCGAGTAATGACACGGGAGGGAAAAGGGGCAGGGGGAATTCTTCAACACTTCTCCGAACTAGGACGCATCGTAATTCTGAGAATGTCAATCGGAACAAAAGAAGCAACTCACCATGCTCGCGACAGAGGGCCAGATTGAAGGGATGGGTCATGACTGATAGCCATGGCTGTTTGGGGCCCCGAGGAATGTGACGCCGTGACGGAGCTCAACTGTAAGTCCATGAGGAATGCAGTGTAGAGGTTCAAGCTTCTAGAATACTGCAATAATACGATACAAGCTTAATAATTGAAGCACGAATGCGACGCtgatagagaagaagaccgaATATCCTTAGCAATACAAATACGCGTCAAGGccgagatgaagatatcatcATAACAAAGTAACAATACTGCCAGAGCCAATTACGCCGGACCGGCGTGTTGATTGGCGGTGGGCGGGCCGTTGCTGTGCCAACGCTTTATCAGATAaacttacggagtacggagtacatacaGCCAACTCATCTGAAGACGCTGAGGTTCACTGGATATGGATTGGATCACTCCTCCTACTCCTTCCCATGGGTGACTCGATCATCCTGTACTTCATGTAtagacgaagaagaaaagatggATCCTCATATGCTTTGATGCACCCAAGAAGACAATCGAGAGGTCGGACAACACAGCCATGGATGTCTTCCGGGGCCTAATCTCGTTGAGAGAACTGGTAATCAGCAAGACTGTTATTTTCCAAGAAACTCGGGTGTCATCTGATCTAGTAACTCTGTGCTGCGACACTCTACACTCGTCGTATGTATGACAGGAACAGGCTGGTCATTGTCCAAGCTGCTCGGCTTTCAACTTGCATAGTATGACGGTAGAGGTATCGATCCTGAAAAGCAACCAAGTCAAGGGAGATGGCGTTTGCAATACATAAATGGGGCTATAGACAAGGACACACTGCCCTTTATCTACCGGATCGTATCCAGCCTCAAACACGCCTTTCCCGACAGCGTCAAGCCTGAGCTTAGGCACGTCCCCTTGAGCCGCTAGCAGACGATGATTACCACCGGAGCGAAGAGCTACTTAAGATACCAAGATGAAATTATGGACTCGGTCTAACATGGCAACGAAAAGCTCTATGATGAGGCATCGCGAAATCATTTAATTCTGGCTTAATGGTTAGCCGTTATGGTTGAGGAGCAAGAAAAGGCACGATCATACCCCTCGTAAGCATAACTCATAAGGTCGTAAACTACTGTCTTTGAAAATCTATCAAGCAAGAGATCGATAAATTGGCCCCGTGGTTGACCAGGTTCACCGCGAACCTAGAATACCGGCTCCTCCATATCTCGGTCATCGAAAGGGTCACCGAACTCATCTAGGCAGTACCATTAGCAATTGTTCAATAACAAGTACCAAAGGAATCAGGACAGTGAGCAATCAACTCTTGGTTACTCAACCTACCCAGATTAAAGTCCTTATCAATGATATACTCCATCGCTCGCTGATATTCCTCCTCTGCCCGCTTATTCATCCACCGTGCCCCGGGTTGcctttgctgctgctgctcttgttgctgctgtcCAGCGACCTGTGATGAGAAATCTGAGGGTCCGTTCTTCTCGAGTGCGGCCGTCTCTGTAACGTCAGAGAAGTTCTGTGTCTGCGAGCCCGGCGGGGATAGTTCGGAAGCCCCAACGAATACCGACGCGGAGTCATCGAGACTAATGTTGTTCGTAGGCGTGCGGGAGCCGGCCGGCGATCCAACGGAAGATTCGGGGGATGAGGCCATTTGCGAGTCACCGTCCAAATCTGTGTTTCTTAGCAAGCGAGTCGTGCGGCTGTTCAGATGTGCTGGAGTGCGGAGCCGCAGGAACGGGTTGGTGGGAGAACATCAGAGCGCAGAACTTACCAGTCGGCATGGTAATTTATTCCAGAAGCACACAAGCGAAGATGAGGCTGGCAAACAGTCGGTGATGCTTGGTATACTGTGTAGATGCAGCTGTCGGCGGAGTAGAGACGCCTAGGCTCCGCCGCGGTTTAACTAATCAAGCAACAATGATTTTCCTGTCTTCGGTGGCCTTCCCCGCTGCTGGTcactttctttttctcacGCAACAACTGACGAAACAAAACAGCTATCAATGGACATATTGGGCTGGATTTGAATTGGTGTCTCTCGTCCTATTTTTTTGCTCCCATCTGCACCACTAGACCTTGACTAGTCGCCTACGTCCCCAGTGTGGTAGTCAATTTAGGTCTAATTCCATTCCCGCCCTGTGAATATGAGCGCAAAGCCTACTGCTGGCCCCCCTGATGCCTGGGAAGATGACTGGGAAAAGCAGGCAGATGTACGTCTCCTGTCTCCAATAGCAGTGTTATCTACCTGCGGAACCATTATACGTATGGGTCCGCTCGTCACCTTCACAAGTATCTAACTGGAAAACTTCTCCTCGGCAGAAATTAGCGGATgatccaactcctcctccagAGAAGAAGGTATCCTCGAAAGTCACCAAGGCGCAACGCAGGGCGCAACAGGCCGAATTCAATCGGCAGCTATGGGCCGAAGCGTGCGTGAATACTCCCTCTACGATCAATCACAATTGAATATTTATGTGTTGATTATGTGATAGTGAATCTCCACAAACTTTCCACTACCTAGAGGCTCGTTCCGATATCCCTTTGAAGCAAGATTTCAAACCAGCGGTGACTGTACTCAGCCGCACACCTCAATTGATGACTCGCCAATCATCGTCCAGCGGAGTTTCTTCAGTGACGGCGGGCATCAGTCGACTCGGTTTGGCGACCAATGATAGCCTGGAGGATTCGGATGACGACCAGAAACGGCCAGAACCGACTCCAGAAGAGCGGCATGCCATTGCCCTAAAAAACCTAGAAGAAAAACAACGGAAATATGAGGAAGTGAGAGAGAGACTGTTTGGAAGTCCGTCTGCAACCACCTCGGGTGCATCGTCACCACGAAGCGCGACTCCTCCCAGACAGTTTGAGGGCAGAGGGAAGGGGAAAGGCCGCGGCAATGGTAGAGACAACAATAGAGACAAGAGAGActcttctgcatcttcgacGAGGTCAAAACAGCTCTTTGACCCCGGATATTCCTCCAAACCCAATTCAACCTACATacagaagaaggagagacagcAAGCTGGCGAGCGAGTAGTGAATGACCCGCCACAATCTCCGCGGCAACCCATTCGCAGTCCGAGAGGCCCAGATGCCATTGGACGAGGTGGTTTCAGAGCAGGCCACAGAGGCGCAAAGGCCACTTGATCACAACACGTGTGCGACGACCGGGGCGGAGTATTACGTCTTTCACGCCGGCATGTGTCTTTTAGTGACAGAATCAATCCGTGTTCGCTGAAGGATTATGGCAGGCCCCGCCCGGAGTTGATTGCGTTTGCAACCTGCGACGTATTGGGTCGATTTTCTACGGGATGTCAGACTTAGGGCAGTCACGCCGTGAAGGTATACCCACGGGCATATCGCTCATAGCTGTCAAGATACAACTCGTCAGAGCTAGTTGTCGCCTTGACATGCTCATTGGCCTCAATCGCATTAACCCATGCTGCCCACCGGCTTCCAGGCTCGGGGTCTGGCCAGCCACGGTAGGGTTTGAGCACTCGGCTCAACCGGAGGATCCAAGGGGCGATTTGGACGTCCACAAAGGAGATGGTCGGTCCCAGGAAAAATGGACCTTCGGGATTGGCAGCCGTGATTAGCGCCTTGAGACCGTCTTGGAGCTCCTGCACATTCGCCGTCTGCTTTTGttcctcctgttcctggaGAACCCTATAGAAGCTGGGCACGATGTGACGATTGATCTGCAGCTGTTTAGCACATGGTCTGGAAACTAATGTCGGATTACGCGATACTTACATGGTCGGTCCAGAGCCGACAGTGAGCTCGCAACTTCGCATCGCCCGGTGGCAAAAGGTGCGGACCAACGCCCAAATCTTCGAGCTGTAGACCCTGGTTAGGAGATAATGGCCTCCtccaagaaaggaaagtgTGGGTTGAAACCTACATATTCGAGCAGGACCGAACTTTCATACGACCCCCAGTCACCGTGCCGCAACGCTGGCACCAGGCCTCTTGGGTTCACCTCCAACAGAGATTGAGGTTTTTGGTATGGATCTACTTCGATATATTGGTATGGGATACCCTTGATTTCCAAGGCAATCCAAACGCGTTGTACAAAAGGGCTAGAATATGCTTTGTTTAGCTGGGACTGGGCTGAAAGACTTGATGCTCAGACATACCAGAAGCAACTTCCGAACAGTTTGAGTTCTGCTTCATTGGAATGATTTATAGCGGTCAAGGCCGCTAAGCCAGTAGCTTTGGTGTGGTATGTTTTTTGCTGGGCTTCACTTTGGGAGGGCATCGTTCTAGTCTTAGAAATCTGATTAGTTTCAAAATATTATGTATCGGAACGAGCCTTTTCAATCGGGCAAACAGTCTGGTGGATGAGTCTCGGTTGTAGCTCCTGGGAGCAAGCGGGGGGGAACGAGAGTGACGTAAATAGCGGAGAGTTCACATACGCCAGTGTATAACAGTCACACCATCTCAAATCTGACAACTAGTAAACAAAAGAACAGATCGCACACTTACTGAgcctgtcttcttcttctccttggcctctTTCAGCAAATAGCGCTGAACACTGTTTTTCTTGACCCGGTCGCTCTCTTCCAACGTATGCCGATGGCCTCCGCCCACCCCATCATTCTTCCCATTCGCACCATTGCCATTGACCCGCTGGATCGTAAAGAATCTCTCCCCATTCGCCCCGGGATGATCCTCAGGTAAGGTCGGATTCGGCGTGAGCACGCCGAACGGCTGGCTGCCCCTCCTCTGCCCCAAGGCCGACGACTCATGGAACAACGAGTTCACGCTCGGCAGAAACTCCgaggaaggaaaggaggTCTCGGGCCCGGTGGCAGCAAAGTCCGATACAGCAGCCACGCCGTACCCGGGGAAGTACTCGGTGATTTTGATCTTGACATCGCAGAGGTCTCGTTGGCGGGCGGTGCGTTTGCGCTTCTTTTTGTTCGGGTCGTCGGATTTGGGGGTTCCGGGCGGGCGGCCTTTGAGTCTGCAGTCCCAGTAGTGGGAGACGAAGGGTTTGCGCTTGTAGCGCTGTGTGGAGCGGTGGGAGTAGACGTTGTCGACGTGCGGGAAGTAGGTTCGGAATCTGGTTGCAGGCCAAGTGGTTAGATAACCCAATTTCACTGAGTTTCAATTAAATCAAAACTGCGTGGACGTACTGGTCTTCCGTCAAGGTGATTGTCTCGTCCACGTTGAATAGTTTTTCCCTCCAGTATTCAAGGTCCGGAGGATTAGGAACCAGTTTCATGTCTTTCAGACAGCCATCTTGTCTCGAGAGTTCCGGGGCCACGGAGTAGCCGTTACTTTGCGGCTGTAGCTGCAAATGATGCGGATAGGACGGCGATACTTGCAGGCTGGTGTTGCGCATGTGCGTAACATCGTCGGCCCCATTCCCATTGCACTCGACAGCGGTATGTGCAAGATCCGAACGTACTTGCGACAGGACCTGCTCGTGGTGTCCATCTTGATTGCCGCTGTGAGATAAACAGGATTGCGTCTGCTGGCCATCCGAAAGGCTACCCGGGAATGTGTGCTCTCGGGATGCTTGGTGGTAGTTGTGCAGCTTCTCGTTGAACTGCCGAGGAGATATTAGCTCGGTGTTGACCGGCTCGCCAGGCCGTGACGGCGGCTGCATCGACGCCGGTATATTGAGCGGATGACCCGCATTTTGATGGTGCTGCTGTTTCTGCGGGTGGTGGAGATGGAGCTCCGAGTGTTCGAGCGCAGTTTGTAGAGGCTGCAGCGACTGCGCGTCCTGGGGATCTGCAAGCTCTTGTGTATGTGACtggtgatgctgatgttggGTTGCAGCTAAAGCGGCCGCGTCGTCTGCCAGGGAGGACAGCGATCGGGGCTGTTCATCAGAAGGGTGGGAGTCGACGCGGAATCGCTGAAGATCCGCACCGTCCATGTCTCGAGCGGAACATCAAAGCACGAAGGCGGGATCAGCGAGTCTGGATCATGTCGAGTGCTGCTTTTGGAGGAGCGGAAGGGGAATTGGTGGGGAAAGTTGAAGCGGCGTGTGGATGTGGAGAGCTGCTACTAGTGATGATATGCCGGAGAATTATCCTGTTACAAAGTTGCGTTGCCCAAAACATCCCCCAGAGGATGAATCTACACTTATAAGGCCCTCTCTCAGAGGCGGCGCAATAGCTTTGTTTTCACTTCCCATTTGCGGGATGCTACGGGATCTGTTGTCTCGGTGAAATTAAACAgcccaaagaaagaaaaaaaaaaaaaagcaagtAAGCAACTATCGCATATTGTGACAGGGAAACCGACCAGCAAACTAGTCAGCTGTACAATTGACAGTTCATATTAACAGAACAATTCCACGTTATTTGTATCATGTCataagaaaaaaaacaaaTTCCCAGTCGATCTTTGTTTGACCTATATCAGTCTCCTCCTGCCGCCTTCAGGTCCAGCGCTCGATTTTGCTGAACGGCGTCCAATAACCATGTTCCTCAAGACTCGATATGTCAATAACCATTCTCGTCAACACTATACTGACGATACGTGGTCAAACTCTGCTTGGCGAACGCGCTCCGGGCCCGAAGCTTCTCGCCGTATCGCGTGAACAGGGGCGGAACAATGCAGAAGATAGTTGCCATGGCCGCCAGCACGGTCACAGCAAGATTTGCACCTAGAGCCGAGAATAGATGGGGCGAGACTAACGGAAAGACAGCCGATAGGATCGATCGGAGGAAGCTGAGGGCTGAGAACCCACTCGATGCGTAGCTTAGATAGCTGTCAGTGAGATAGCCCCCAAGGACGTAGTCTAACTCGGTCAGCGAGTATCCGACCAACAACAGCGCGATCACAGAGACGCTCCAATGTAGATCCTTCACACCTGGGGGAATGGTCCAAGCGAAGACCCATAGCCCGCCCGCGAGGATCGGTGTACCCAGCCAGAGACCAAGCAGCTTGTGCTCGGGGAGCAGGACGCGGCCCTGCTGCCGGTGCTGGTCGATGATGTACAGGTCAAAGAAGCGAGTCAGCAAGCCAAGACTAAGCCCAACACCGATAGCGACGAAGGGCAAACTCGCTTGTCGGGGGCTGAAACCAAAGGATTCATAGATGGGAGGCAATGCTTCCGTGAAAAGATAAACCAGTGCAATTGAGATTGCGCTTATCATAGACACTATGAACACGATAGGTTcggtgaagaaaagaagtaCAGGCCGAGATAGTGCAAGCCGCACAAAGCTATGCAGATCCGGGGTATGATCTGGGTTCACTCCTTCCAGCGACTCAACCTTTGACGCCTTGCGGAGCTGTGCAACTTCTCTTGCCAGCAACAGTGAGGGGCGAGATTCTCGGATAGtaagaaggaggaaggtAAGGAGACCTGTTACGATGGCCGCAATGTAAAATAGCCAACGCCTTTAAAGCCAAACCCGTTAGCAGCAGTCTCTCGGCCATCAATCATCAAGCACCGCTTACCAGTCCAGATCTGCAACTACGTAGATGCTCAAAATTGGCCCCACGATAAGACCCAAATTGCTTGTTATGGCCCAGATACATACCATCCAAACCCGGTCGCGAGCGTTGAACATATCCTCTATACTGCCTATTACCACAGTGGTGGGAATCGCCGATAAAAACCCACTGACGAAACGGCCCACAGTCGCACCAGAAAGTGATGGAACGGCGGCTACGACGAGGCAGCTGATGCTGTACAGAGCAGTGCTGATGATGTA
The Aspergillus fumigatus Af293 chromosome 4, whole genome shotgun sequence DNA segment above includes these coding regions:
- a CDS encoding glutathione S-transferase family protein; translated protein: MDGADLQRFRVDSHPSDEQPRSLSSLADDAAALAATQHQHHQSHTQELADPQDAQSLQPLQTALEHSELHLHHPQKQQHHQNAGHPLNIPASMQPPSRPGEPVNTELISPRQFNEKLHNYHQASREHTFPGSLSDGQQTQSCLSHSGNQDGHHEQVLSQVRSDLAHTAVECNGNGADDVTHMRNTSLQVSPSYPHHLQLQPQSNGYSVAPELSRQDGCLKDMKLVPNPPDLEYWREKLFNVDETITLTEDQFRTYFPHVDNVYSHRSTQRYKRKPFVSHYWDCRLKGRPPGTPKSDDPNKKKRKRTARQRDLCDVKIKITEYFPGYGVAAVSDFAATGPETSFPSSEFLPSVNSLFHESSALGQRRGSQPFGVLTPNPTLPEDHPGANGERFFTIQRVNGNGANGKNDGVGGGHRHTLEESDRVKKNSVQRYLLKEAKEKKKTGSVSVRSISKTRTMPSQSEAQQKTYHTKATGLAALTAINHSNEAELKLFGSCFCPFVQRVWIALEIKGIPYQYIEVDPYQKPQSLLEVNPRGLVPALRHGDWGSYESSVLLEYLEDLGVGPHLLPPGDAKLRAHCRLWTDHINRHIVPSFYRVLQEQEEQKQTANVQELQDGLKALITAANPEGPFFLGPTISFVDVQIAPWILRLSRVLKPYRGWPDPEPGSRWAAWVNAIEANEHVKATTSSDELYLDSYERYARGYTFTA